The Rhopalosiphum maidis isolate BTI-1 chromosome 1, ASM367621v3, whole genome shotgun sequence genome has a segment encoding these proteins:
- the LOC113547934 gene encoding DCN1-like protein 3, with product MGNCFSCLRSKSNTRPVGHSSDNENLDNVPDKRVDGLDSNDLNPPVMAMSNGSHNAPVIGSVGSDNCGSLRSSFTCNRLASTLNKTNIKLNNFATKSFQTRVQKLFDVYKDAVEDLILIDGIERLCSDLQMSPEEFRILILAWKCDAHQMCRFTRAEFLNGCHALQVDSVSLMKNKLSDVANDLNYNTEEFKSLYRFTFKFGLDNAVGQRILPVDTAIVLWKLIFNIREPEILQRWLNFLENQDNIRGIPKDTWNMFLNFAESVSNGDLSNYDDTEAWPSVFDDFVEYENDQANQNISEKGIGKKHGNVL from the exons ATGGGAAACTGTTTTTCATGTTTGCGCTCTAAGAGTAACACTAGGCCGGTGGGACATTCCAGTGACAACGAAAATTTAGACAATGTACCAGACAAACGAGTTGAtg gTCTGGattcaaatgatttaaatcCTCCAGTTATGGCCATGAGTAATGGATCTCATAATGCTCCTGTTATAGGATCAGTAGGTAGTGATAATTGTGGTAGCTTGCGTTCCTCGTTTACCTGTAATCGTTTGGCATCTACATTAAACAAGACCAATATAAAGTTGAATAACTTTGCCACAAAAAGTTTCCAAACCAGGGTTCAAAAGTTATTCGACGTTTACAAAGATGCTGTTGaagacttaatattaattgacggAATTGAAAGACTGTGTAGTGATTTACAGATGTCACCTGAAGAATTCCGCATCCTTATATTAGCGTGGAAATGTGATGCTCATCAGATGTGTCGATTTACACGTGCAGAATTTCTTAATGGTTGTCATGCACTTCAAGTAGATTCTGTGTcattgatgaaaaataaattgtcagaTGTAGCAAATGATCTCAATTATAATACTGAGGAATTTAAAAGCTTATACAG gtttacatttaaatttggtttGGACAATGCTGTAGGACAGCGTATTCTTCCAGTTGACACAGCCATTGTATTAtggaaattgatttttaatattcgcgAACCAGAAATATTACAACGTTGGTTGAATTTTTTGGAAAACCAAGATAATATAAGAGGTATTCCTAAAGATACATGgaacatgtttttaaattttgctgAATCTGTATCCAATGGAGATCTTTCTAATTATGACGACACAGAGGCTTGGCCAAGcgtttttgatgattttgtagAATATGAAAATGATCAAGCCAATCAGAACATTAGCGAAAAAGGAATTGGAAAAAAACATGGCAATGTACTTTAA